The genomic interval GGCGGATATCTCCCTCCGGATCAGGAATCTGGAAAAGGCCCATCGGGTGAGCCGGAGGATAGAGGAAAAGATCAAGGAGAAGGTCTCCCATGTGGACCACATCCTGATCCACTACGCGCCTGCAGCAAGAGAGACCCGGGTATGTGCGGTCCCTCTGGAAGAGGATAGAAGTACCCTCTCCTCCCACTTCGGGGATGCCCCTGTATTTTACATCGCCGTAGTGAAGACAGACGACAGGACCATTCTGGAAGAGAAGTTTCTCAAGAACCCTTTCTTGAACGAGGAGAAGGGCAAGGGAATCAAGGTGAGTGAGTGGCTGATCCAGCAGGGAACGGACACGGTCTTCACAAAGACAGAGTTCAAGGGCAGGGGGCCGAGTTATGTGCTCTCGGACGGCGGCGTCGATATCCACATGACCCGGTCGACGGTGCTCGAAGAGGTCCGGAGGGAGCTGGCGACCCTTTCCACTTAGGAGGAGACCATGGGACGGGAGACACGACCACAGGGCCGGCTGATCTGGCTAGTCCTCCTGTGCATGTGGGCGAGCACTGCGGGCTCTCGTGCGGCTCGGGCGGGAAGCGGCAGGATCGGACTCGCCGTCGAATTCAATACCCATGCGGCCTGTGCGTACGTGGCCAGAGACAAGGGCTGGTTCCGGGAAAAGGGCCTCCACCTGGCTTCCTATGAAACCTACAAGACCGGCTTGGCCCTCGCCGCCGCCCTTGCACGGGGCGACATCCAGGCCGCCTATATCTGCCTTGCCCCGGCACTGCTCTGCCGCGGCAGGGGGATCCCGATCAAGGCGGTCCTCGGCACGCACCTCTACGGATACGGCCTGGTGGTCCAGCAGGGGATCTTCTCGGTCGACGAGCTGGGTGGAAGGACCATCGGCTGTGTGAGAGAGGGAAGCCCGGCCGACCTCCTCCTGCACCTGATGATCGAACGCTATCATCCCGAATCGCTCAAGGTCAGGAGAATGGGGCCTCTCCAGTTATTGACGGCCATGAAGACCAGGCGACTCGACGGCGCCTGGCTCCCCGAACACTACATGACGATGGCACGGGTTGCAGGGCTTTCCGTCCTACTCAAGAGCCAGGATCTCTGGCCGGGCATGCAGGGGAGTGTCCTGGTGGTCAAAGAGCAACTCATCAGTCAAAGGCCCGGTGCGGTCCGCGCACTGGCCGAGGTGACCAGGGACTCCACGGCGTGGTTGAACCGGCATCCGAGACAGGGGGCGGCAATCATGGGCTGCGTGCTCAAAATCCCCCCCGAGGTCGCCCTCGAGTCGATGGGAAACCTCGACTACAGGGCCGGCATCGACCCGCGGGCCGTACAGGACGCGGTGGATCTCATGTTTAGGCTCGGGTACCTCGAAAAGAGGATCGATCCGGGTCTGTTCCTCTACCGGGTGGAATCTGCGGAGGACATTCAATGAGAATGAGAATACCGAGAGGGGTCCTGCCGGTTTTCGTCCTCCTCCTCGGCTGGGAGGTCCTGGCGAGAAGCCGCCTGGTGCCCGAATATCTCTTCCCCCCTTTCTCCAGGGTACTTGCCACGGCGTTCGATCTGGTCGGATCCGGGGAGTTGGGAAGAGATCTGCTGAGCAGCCTCATCCGTGTGGTTGCGGGGTTTCTCCTCGGAGCCCTCTCCGGGATGGTGATGGGAATAGTCATGGGGTGGAACGAAAAAGTCGGCCGCTCTTTCGGACCTGTCTTCGGGCTGCTCTATCCCATCCCGGCTCTGGGCTGGCTCCCCCTTCTCATGATATGGGTCGGAATCCGGGAGGCTCTCCCGATCCTGATTATCGGAATCTGTTCCTTTTTCCCGGTTCTTTACAACACCTCAACGGGCATCAGATCTCTGAACCCGAGGGTCGTCCAGGCTGCAAGAACCCTTGGGGCCTCCGATCTCAGGATCCTCTGGAAGCTCGCAATCCCCATGGCGATCTCTCACATCCTGACCGGGCTGCGCCTTGAAGCCGGCATGGGTTGGAGAGTGGTCATCGCAGCGGAAATGGTGGCGATCCCCACGGGGATCGGGGCCTTGCTGATCAAATCAGAGAGCCTTCTCCGCGTGGACATCATCGTAGTCTGCCTCATCGTCCTCTCCCTGATGGGGCTTCTCTTCGAAAGGCTTTTCGCCTACCTCGAAGAGAGAATGACCAGGAACTGGAGATAGCCGTGGCTTCGATCGATCTCACAGGGATTCGCAATTTCGTCCTCAGAGGTGTCGATCTGAGGATCGAGACAGGGGAGCTCATGGTGATTCTGGGGCCCACGGGTTCGGGCAAGACGACGATGTTGAACGTAATCGCCGGCCTGTGTGAATACGAGGGCCGGGTCATGATCCAGGGGACTCCTGTGGAGGGAGTGCCCACCAGAAAGAGGAACATAGGGTACCTTTTCCAGGACCTGGTGCTCTTCCCGCACCTGGACGTGGCCTCGAACATCCTGTTCGGTTTGGAGGCCAGGGGGTGGCCCAAGGTGAAGCGCAAAGAGAGGGTGAAGGAGCTGTCAAAGCTCCTGAACATCGAACCCATCCTGAGCCGGTACCCGAAAAGGCTGAGCGGGGGTGAGAAGCAGAGGGTCGCCCTGGCCCGTGCCCTGGCTCCGGAGCCGGGTATTCTTCTGCTGGACGAGCCCTTCAACAGCCTCGACGTGAGAACAGCCAAGAGGCTGCGCCTCGAATACCTGAGGCTCCAGCGCAAACTCGGCATAACCACGGTCTTTGTCAGCCACAACCTCGCGGAGGCCGAGGAGATGGCCGACAGGGTCGCCGTGCTGGAAGGGGGGATACTGAGGCGGGTCGGCCCTCCCGACGAGGTTCTTCTGAACCCTTTCGGCGAAGGAGAAGGCGATTTCATAGGGGCACCAAACGTCTTCGACTGCCGCCAGGCCCGGCTCTTGAGCAACGGACTCCTGGAAGTCCATTCCGATGGGGTCTCGATCGTGGTCCCCTACGAGGGGAATTTCCCCCGGAAGATCGCCATCTCCCCCTGGGACGTCTATGTCTCCTGCAACAGACCACCGGGTCCTCGACTCAACCGATACACGGGGAGGATCCGGAGCGTCTCCCGGGTGGGATCGATAAGAAGGCTCCAGGTCGAGGTCGACGGCTCCTTGATCCTGGCCGAGATTCCAGAAGACATATACGAGGGCGAGGGTATGACCGTCGGCAGGGAGGTCCACGTGATTTTCAAGATACGCTCCCTTCGAAGTTACTAGAGGAGGATCCTGTGGATGTGTACGGCATAATGAAGCAGAAATTCCTGGAGATGATAGACCTGAACGGCCTCGGCTCCGAAAGGATCAGAATAACCGCAACCCCTCTCACCCCTGAGGAAGCGATCGGCAACCCCGAAGATCGGGACTATCCCCTGCTCAAGGGCAAGGAGAGGATCATGGAGGCGGAGTTCAGAGGAGCCCGCGGCCATGCCTTCACGGATATGTACGGTGACTTCTCCGGAACCCTCGTCGAGGTGGCTGAAATGGCTCTCAAGAACAACTTTCGGAGGGCGATCTTCATATCGAGTCTCAACGCGTTGAT from Deltaproteobacteria bacterium carries:
- a CDS encoding ABC transporter substrate-binding protein, producing MGRETRPQGRLIWLVLLCMWASTAGSRAARAGSGRIGLAVEFNTHAACAYVARDKGWFREKGLHLASYETYKTGLALAAALARGDIQAAYICLAPALLCRGRGIPIKAVLGTHLYGYGLVVQQGIFSVDELGGRTIGCVREGSPADLLLHLMIERYHPESLKVRRMGPLQLLTAMKTRRLDGAWLPEHYMTMARVAGLSVLLKSQDLWPGMQGSVLVVKEQLISQRPGAVRALAEVTRDSTAWLNRHPRQGAAIMGCVLKIPPEVALESMGNLDYRAGIDPRAVQDAVDLMFRLGYLEKRIDPGLFLYRVESAEDIQ
- a CDS encoding ABC transporter permease; this encodes MRMRIPRGVLPVFVLLLGWEVLARSRLVPEYLFPPFSRVLATAFDLVGSGELGRDLLSSLIRVVAGFLLGALSGMVMGIVMGWNEKVGRSFGPVFGLLYPIPALGWLPLLMIWVGIREALPILIIGICSFFPVLYNTSTGIRSLNPRVVQAARTLGASDLRILWKLAIPMAISHILTGLRLEAGMGWRVVIAAEMVAIPTGIGALLIKSESLLRVDIIVVCLIVLSLMGLLFERLFAYLEERMTRNWR
- a CDS encoding ABC transporter ATP-binding protein translates to MASIDLTGIRNFVLRGVDLRIETGELMVILGPTGSGKTTMLNVIAGLCEYEGRVMIQGTPVEGVPTRKRNIGYLFQDLVLFPHLDVASNILFGLEARGWPKVKRKERVKELSKLLNIEPILSRYPKRLSGGEKQRVALARALAPEPGILLLDEPFNSLDVRTAKRLRLEYLRLQRKLGITTVFVSHNLAEAEEMADRVAVLEGGILRRVGPPDEVLLNPFGEGEGDFIGAPNVFDCRQARLLSNGLLEVHSDGVSIVVPYEGNFPRKIAISPWDVYVSCNRPPGPRLNRYTGRIRSVSRVGSIRRLQVEVDGSLILAEIPEDIYEGEGMTVGREVHVIFKIRSLRSY